In Anopheles arabiensis isolate DONGOLA chromosome 2, AaraD3, whole genome shotgun sequence, the genomic window GATTAATgacaaaagttttgttttttatttagcTCGAGTCTTTTTGAGTTCCTCCgctttcttgctttcttttttttgtgatcaTCATTTTGGTCCATCTTGGGTCATGTTGGACGAAAGTGTTGTGAAGTGGATAAACCGATCAACTTATTTCCAAGGGTCATTTGTTTCGCTGGTGTACATGGCCAGCGACATTAAATAATCCACCGTCTATGCTGTCGTGCGGGGGTTGCAACATTCATTGCAAATATATTTGTATGAATCAATAAATGTGTTTCATTCATAAACAACATATCAAAATGAATCGAATTATTAATTCTAGTAAAGGTATTGTTAGATGTAATCGGTGAGTAGTGCACCGACCGCTATAGACGCACATCGATCATCCTCGCTGGAAGCTATGACAGCGAGATCAATAGGACATGTGGACGCGTCAGACCGATAGCGAGgacaatgtatgtgtgcgttagaCGTAAGATAAAAAGCGAAGCACGCGGTTCAGGCAAAGAGAATTGTGAAttataaagataaaataaaagtgaactaaattgaaatattatcaaacatttatggtccttcgaaccggataaGGTGCAATAAGTGATAAATTACAACGAAAAGTAAATATCAGCCCGTAATATGGAGCGTTTATTGATTAAACGATCACTGATAGATGCACGAGTACAGCTGCTCAAGACAAAGGTCGAGGAAGTGGTGGCGAGCGAATACGACAGTGTAAGCGTTGCTGTGTGCTTGAAGAGAGTCAACGACCTGTCCACGCAGTATGTGGAATTGCAAGAAGCGATTGTGGATGAGTGCGAAAACGAGCAGCATCGAAAGGATATTGTGGATCATCAAATTACATTCGATGAAATTACATCAAATATGCGAACCGCTTTACTAAAAATTGATAATCGTTTTAGGGGAGCTGCCGAAGAGAAAACGTCGGAACAAAATGAAGGCAACGAACAAAATGGTGCAGGCGCCATCAAATTGTTAGCTGAGCAGCAAACAGAATTGTTAAGATTGCTGTCGTGTTCATTTAATCCACATGCCGAATCAACTTCGGTAGCAGATACAACCCCAAGAATCGATGTAAGGCTGCCGCGGATGAATTTACCCACTTTCGATGGTGATATACTCAAATGGGCATCCttttatgatttgtttgaaACTGCTATTCATCAAAACGCATCGCTACACAATGCACAAAGATTGTACTTCTTGAAGACAAATCTAACCGGCGAAGCAGCTGCTTTAATTTCGCACTTAAAGATCGAAGACGGCAATTATGAGCCAGCTCTAGAAAAACTAAAGCAGAGGTACGAAAAACCGTTAGAGGCAGCTGTGAAACATATCGATCGATTCATGAAGCAACCGGCAATTGTTAAACCATCGGCAAGCGGCTTACGATCATTGCATGATATTTCCGACGAAGTGCTACGAGCACTGGCGGCTATGAAGCAAGAAGGACGGGATATTTGGCTAATACATATTCTTATAGAGAAGCTAGATCCTGAAACAAAGCAGCTGTGGTGTCTTAAGCAAGCCGAAGAAGGTGATAATGTGATGAAGTTGGACATATTTCTGAAGTTTATCGATGATCAAAGCTCAGCGTTGTTTATGGCAAAACCACTTCCAGAAAGACCAATAGTAGCAAGATATGAGAGACGTgaagcatctaaagcattgaCAGTTGGCGTTGTTGAGAACTCAGTTAAAGTTTGTGGCATTTGTCAAGGCACACATAATACGTCAAATTGCACTAATTTCAAATCGATGAGCGTAATGGATAGATTAGGTGCGGTTAAATCGTTGGGTCTGTGTTTCAACTGCTTACAAAAGGGGCACAGAGTACCACAATGCAAGACAGTGCAAAATTGTCACCTATGTCACAAACGCCACCACACATTTTTGCACATAACAGATCTAAGAAAACAGCCATTTGATAGAACGATTGAACGACCCAATTGCCTAGTCGTGTCCCAAGAAAAGGAACAGAGACAAGATAATGTTATAAAAGAAGGAATTAGTAGAAGTGAAGAACATGTACAAACAATTCTTAGTGCGAGCACTGTTCCAAAATCGAAGAGGCAAATTTTATTATCCACTGCTATGGTTGATATTTACGATGATTCGGGAAACCGATTTGCATGTAGAGCCCTTTTGGATTCAGGATCGCAACTTAATTTCATCACGACTAGAATGGCAAATATTatgacacaaaaaagaagaaatattgaCTGCGTAGTAAGTGGCTTTAATGGAAAAGAAGTGCGTATTTTACAAGATATGAATATCAACATAGCATCACGCATAGAAAAATGTATGTTGAATATTGATGTGCTCATCACTCCTAAGATCACGAACGAATTGCCTGAAAGATCATTTGATATATCTGAATGGAATATTCCTACCGATATCGAGCTAGCTGATCCTACCTTTAACATGAGAGGAAAGGTAGATATATTGATCGGATCAGAATGGTTTTGGAATCTGGTTAAGCCTAATCAGTTTGAGATGGGAAAGAGTCTTCCTATACTAACCAAAACATCGCTTGGATGGATAGCTGGAGGAGTCATTAATACTAATGTCCAAGTAATAGCGCAAACATTCTGTTTAACGAATAACGATACACTAGCTGATATACTTACAAATTTCTATAAGATAGAAACATGTGATGAATACGTTCAAACACGAGACGACGATGAAACTGTAGCACACTTTAATGAGACACATCGTCGAGACGCTGATGGAAGATTTTGGGTTCGCCTTCCATTCAAACCCAATTGCGAGAAGTTAGATGATTCAAAAGAGATAGCCATGAAGAGGCTAAGTACAATAGAAAGACGCCTAGCTAAACAACCAGAACTTAGAGAACAATATTCAATATTCATGCGTGAATATACAGAATTGGGTCATATGAGAAAAATTTCGAAACATGAAGAAGGCGATGCGAGTGATGCCTATTACATACCACATCATTATGTGCTGAAACCGTCGAGCACAACCACGAAGCTAAGAGTAGTTTTCGATGGATCAGCAGCTACGTCGAATGGTATAGCacttaataatattttacggAAAGGGCCGACGGTTCAAAGAGAACTATTTACAATATTATTGAGTTCGAGAAGTTTTCGATATGCCATAACTGCTGATATACCCAAAATGTATCGGCAAATTCGAGTGCTTTCACCAGATACTCGATTTCAAAGAATTCTTTGGCGATATTGCGCTGAAGATCCAATTGACGTTTACGAATTGGAAACAGTAACATATGGCTTGACACCATCCCCCTTTCAAGCAACTATGTCATTGCTGCAGACAGCATTAGATCATAAAGATGAGTTCCCAGAAGCAGCAAGGGTGCTGGAACAAAATACATACGTTGATGATATAATCGCTGGTGAAAATGATTTAGATCGTGCATGCAAGCTACAGAGAGACTTAGAAAAGATTCTAGCAAAGGCTTGTTTTGGCGCGCACAAGTGGTGTTCAAATAGTAGAGAAGTGTTAGAAAATATCGCGGAAGGAGATCGGGGCTTCAAATTAGAGGTGATAGATAAAAGCTCACCAATCTTAGTGAAAACGCTTGGCGTAGTGTGGAATCCTGATAAAGATTGGTATTCATTTGACGTTACTTGCAGTCAGCAAGAAGCGAATACGAGACGTAAAATATTGAGTGAAGTCGCAAAAATCTATGATGTGCTAGGATTGGTAGGCCCTGTTATAACGTTGGCAAAATTAATACTTCGAGAAGTAAGTGAGCTTAGAACTGGGTGGGATGAGATAGTGCCGCAAGTTATGATTAATAAGTGGATTTGCCTTCGTAATGAACTGTTTCATTTGAACCATTTGAAAGTGCCACGCTGGATTTTTGCGATTAATACTAAGGTGATTGAGCTCCATGGGTTTGCGGACGCTTCTGACAATGCGTACGGAGCTTGTGTTTATAGTCGATGCATCAATGACGATGATAGTGTTACAACGAATCTAATATGTAGCAAATCGCGCCTATTGCCaactaaaatagaaaaacGAAAGGCTATCACAACACCACGTGCAGAGCTACTTGCTGCACAGTTACTAGCTAGATTGGTTGTAAAAGTGATAGaagcaattgatgtgtcattTAACAAAGTGTATTTGTGGACAGACTCACAAATTGTAGAAGCGTGGATACGTCACCCTCCAGAACAATTACAAACCTACGTAGCGAATCGTGTTAGAGAAATTCAGGGGTTTACAAAGGACTTTACATGGCGTTATATAACTTCGAAAAATAATCCTGCTGATATAATTTCGCGTGGTGAAACCCCCAAACGATTGTTGACTAATGAAGGGTGGTGGTATGGGCCCTCCTTCTTAAGAACAAAGAGTGTAGTTGAAATGCGTGTGAATCCAGAAAATGATTTTGAGGTTCCTGAGTTAAAGGGCAAGGTGACGTTGATTGCTGCAAATATGAAAGGAGTAAggttgaattttgaatttaccAGTGACTATAAAAGACTATTACGAATGATGGTGTATATAGTGCGTTTTGCGAAACACAGAGTGTCTAAAGGAAGCGACTTTAAGAAAGATTTACCAACAAGTGCAGATTTAGAGGACAGTTTGAAGGTAATAGTGCGGTGTATTCAACGTGAATCATTTGCGAGTGTTTTTCGAGCGTTAGAAAATGGTAATACGAAACATGAACTATTGAGCTTGAGACCATTTATTGATCCAGTGGATAAGTTATTGAGGGTTGGAGGACGGTTGAAAAGTGCATTTATTCCGTATGATAGTAGACATCAGATGCTGTTACCAGCAAACCATAAGTTTGTGGAGATTCTTGTGCGACATTTACATGAAACGAACCTACACCAAGGACAAAAGGGATTGTTAGCAGTGGTTCGTCAACGGTTCTGGCCGCTAAGAGTAAAATCTACTATTAGGAAAGTGATTGCGAAGTGTGTTACTTGTTTCCGAGCAAACCCTACCACCATTGAGCAGTTGATGGGTGATTTACCGTCCTACCGGGTACAACCAGCCCCAGTGTTTCATCAAACTGGTGTAGATTTTGCTGGACCATTTCTAATCAAATCTAGTGCTACTGGAAGAAAGCCATCGATTATAAAGacttatgtgtgtttgtttgtgtgcatgattACTCGTGCAATACACATTGAGCTAGTTTCCGACCTATCGACCGATGCATTTTTGGCGGCCCTGCGTCGTTTTATAAGCCGTAGAGGCCTTCCTCTTAGAATCTTTTCAGATAACGCAACAAACTTCGTTGGAGCGCACAACGAGTTGGAAGAACTGGCTAAGATGTTTGCTGAGGAAGAAAATGCTAAGAGAATCGTTTACGAGTGTACCAGCCGAGGAATAGAATGGTCATTTATTCCTCCGAGGAGTCCCCATTTCGGCGGGATTTGGGAAGCTGGTGTAAAACAAGTGAAACATCACCTTACTCGCGTCGTAGGGGGCCATCGATTATCCTATGAGGAACTGAATACGACTCTTATTCAGATAGAAGCAGTACTCAATTCAAGGCCTTTATCTCCTTGTTCTAACGATCCTTGCGATTTAACAGCCTTAACACCCGCACATTTTTTGATAGGGAGAGCAATGCAAACAGCAGCTGAACCATCATATTTAGATTTAAAATTATCCAGACTGTCTAGATGGCAACTTGTGCAAACAATGGTACAGCAATTTTGGAAGAGATGGACTGTCGAATATCTTCCTGAGCTTCAGAATAGGTCAAAgtggaaaaatgaagtaaCAATTACACAAGGAGTATTAGTATTGCTAAAGGAAACCAATTGTCCTACATTTCAGTGGCCATTAGGTAGAATAATACAGTTACATTCTGGAGCAGATGGTATTGTCAGAGTGGTTACAGTTAAAACAGCAAAGGGAGAATATAAGCGAGCGGTATCAGAATTATGCGTTCTTCCCATTGATGATTGAAATACCTATTTCAATGCGGGGAGTATGTTAGATGTAATCGGTGAGTAGTGCACCGACCGCTATAGACGCACATCGATCATCCTCGCTGGAAGCTATGACAGCGAGATCAATAGGACATGTGGACGCGTCAGACCGATAGCGAGgacaatgtatgtgtgcgttagaCGTAAGATAAAAAGCGAAGCACGCGGTTCAGGCAAAGAGAATTGTGAAttataaagataaaataaaagtgaactaaattgaaatattatcaAACAGGTATaatccaaaaatattttaaacagcTTTCTGTATGAGTACAAAATACTAATGTTTTGCTTATTATACTTAAATTTTCTCTTATTtgtaaaattaatgttttgtgGTACATACGATATGATATCATCTTTTGATTTATAAATTAATCTTATAATACATTACATTTCATTACGTATACATTACATATGTATGCatagaataataataatcaatcaTATTAAATTACCGCTTGGCttaaattatttgaatttatttgaattaaataaaaaaaagatcatatttataaaaaaaggataaatttCATTACTGAATAAGAACAACATGCTccttaaaaataaacatactttttttaattaaatactGTTTCAAATATATTAGACTTTTAGAAGATCCTCAAGTAGCATAAATgcttacaatttttttttttaatttgttaaacAAAACGTATATTAATAAATGAATGTAATCGTTTCCGAAATTAAACGTTGTTAATGCtaataattattcaaatgttCTTAACGTATTTGAATGCTATCATTAATCACGCAACCTTCTAAATTCCCGGTGCGTAATTCTATTCGACACAAAGGACAcaggcaagcaaaacaaaacagatagCGGAACAAAATCCATACAAATGCAGCTTTACCTACTTTGGTCGATTAAACAAGCAAGAACCCACTTTCAAATACCAAACTGCACGGAAAAACAACATCCGTTATTTAGAGCACGagcaagaaacaacaacaaaaacaatgaatACAAAAAATGGATAGTATAAACCTTCCCCAAAACGGGTTGTTTATCCGTTTACGAGAAAATCAAGCTTAAAAAAAGCTAGACCAGGAAGGACAATAACTGTCGACAATTTCCTAATGAAGATAGGCTAACAACACGCGACCGTTTGCGGTGCGTTTTTGCTGCTTCAACCAGATCGGTTTGCGCGAATGTTTGCGTAAAACGACACGCTCCACCGACGGAATTGTGAAGCGAAAATATGATTGCCTTTAACCAGTAGCTTCAAATTAATCGCTTGCGCAAGGCAAAACTTTCCTCCAACGCGTGAGTGGTAGTGGAAATTTGAGCTTCCTCTACGTTTCagtgcttttcttttcatgcACCCACCAAACTACTACTTTCCCTCGTCGAATGCATTGTTGTGGCGCGTACATCTCACATAAATTGTGTTACTATTTTATTTGACCCTTCCGCAATCGCACACTCAACGGTGGTAACGATGTCAACATAATTTACCTTGCCCCAGTCCCAAACGGATCAACGCCGTGTCATCCCGAACGCGCACGACGAAGCATTCTGTCCGTATTTGCCCGATACCGTACGCTCGTTTCGATTTCGCACTGGAGAGTAATACGAGGCGAAGGGATAATTTTGCTCAACGGCGCCGCGAGCGAATGCATTTTTACTCTCACtagtttttcccccattttcaTACTGAGCACATTTACATGGCGGGGAAAATACTCAGCAATGAGAAAATGCCGTTTCGTTGGGTGAGCAAAGAGGAGAAACGTGTTCATTTCCTCACCACGCTTCACTCGATAGTGAGAAATTACCTTCTCACATTCATTCACCCGGGGGAAAGACGCTTTTCCCCTGCCGTGAGTTGAATTTTCTCTGGAGAAAGTTATTTCAGGGGAAAGGCGTGAATTGCGTGAAACTATCACTAAGCTTTGCTCACTATTAATCCTATCTTCTCACCTTCATTCGACTACTGGAAAGCATTTTTCCCCTACAGTTAAGCAAGTTCATTAGTTCTTTCGATGTATCTGAAATGATAAGCGGGAAACTCTTGTAACATGTTCCAACCATAAGCGTAGTAAATGGGACACATTTAACTATCGAAAAATCATTCACAATTACTTTATTATAAATATCtgacaaaagaaaacatcaaaaattgTCTTAACCTCTACCAACGCGATCGAAAAAGCTCCTCATCTTCGCTCTTCTTTGTCAATTAAGTACGGCGGTTCACCCTCGTCACGAGAGCATGTTGATTAAACGGTACATATTTCCCGCATGGCTCGGAAAACGAAACGCAACTATCGTACGGTAAACTATGAATGTAACTTTAAAATCCTTGTAATGCACTTGTTGCTGGTCTTCTGCTACGGAGACCGACTCAGTTATCGATCTCCTCGATCGACGCCGATTCCTGCTGCTTGAACACGTCCGGGGCCATATCCGCGTCGGCATTCTCCTGGATCAGCCGGTACTCTTCCGCCAGCTTCAAGCACTCCTGGGCACACTCGATCGCCTTCGCGCGCTTCTCGTCGTTCAGCTGCGTAACACCGTACAGCATCTGCAGCAGATCGGTGTCGAACAGCTTCGACGCCAGCTGCTTGTTAGTCTTGATGATGTTGCGAATGATCACCGTGCCGCGATGCTGCACACCGGCGCTCGGGTTCGCCACCAACGTGTGGAACACGTCCAGCCACGCGATTGGTTCGAACATCTTCTCGCAGCACCGCTCCGACACGGAGGTCAGATAGGCGAGTGCACCCGATGCCGCCAGCGCCGTATCCTCGTCCTCTTCCTCGCACAGCAGCGCCAGCATCTTTACCCGATCGTTCTCCTTTTCGCACAGCTTCACCGCGTCCGGCGACTGGACCATGTTGCACATTACCTGGGTGGCGGCTCGACGCAGCATCATGTGGTCTTCGCCCATGTACGATTCGAACTTCACCATGCCCTGCTCCTTCAGGATGCGCTGCCGGGTGGATTCGTTCATCGAGGCCAGATTGCACAGTGCCATCAGAGCTTCGAAGTTTTCCAGCGACGTGTAGTCCGGATGGAGCTGGTTCATCAGCGGCCGGATCACCTCCAGATTGCGCTGGCCCGGGAACGCGACCTCCGGATTGATGGTGATGCCGATGCGGGACAGTGCCTGCGCCGCATGACGCTTCCCGTTGGCCGTGCCGTTCAGCGACAGCGGAAGCAGCACCTTGGCGCCGCCCTGCTGCACCACCTTGCCGCGTGCCTCCTGCTCGCTGCACAGTGCGTTGAACACGCGGGCAATCATTTCCTTCGAATTGTCGCTTTCCGTTTTGCACAGCGCCACCAGACCGGACGTAACGCCCTCGTTGGCCAGTATAACGATACGGGCGCTCACAAAATCGGGATCGTCCAGTTCGTGCTCCTCGGGGATGTGATGTTTGGCGAACTTTGCCAGCTCAACCAGCTCCGGCACCAGCTCCTGCTTGTCGTACGCGTTCACCAGATTCACCAGCGTCGTTACCACGCCGTACAGGGCCGACTGGTCGCCCGTCTTGGCGAGCTCAATCAGCCCCTGGATGGCGGGACGATCCTCCACCAGCTTCTCCTTCACCTCGGCATCGAGCGTCAGGTAGGCGAGACCTTCGGCGGCAAACTTGCGGATGTCCTTATCCTTGCCCGGCTTCACCAGGAAGCGACGGCACGCTTCGGCCAGCTTCTTCGTCGATCCGTCGGCAAACGGACGAATCGAGGCGTCCAAACCGCCCGAGCTGCCTATCTTGCACAGACCGACCAGAGCGCGGACGCGAATTTCCTCGTTCTTGGAGGCGTACAGCTTCTTCAATATTTCCGCTCCCGATTGCACCAAACCCTTCGCTTTGTCCTTCTTCGAGGCAGCAGCGATCAAACACTCGCAGGCAACCtgcaaaatggaaataaaaagaaaaaaaatgagtcTCGCTGCCATTCATACTATTTTCCCATCCCGCACACCTACCTTCTGCTCGAGCAGGTTGTCGGATTGCGCCATGACGAGGATCATCTGCAGCACACCTTCCCGCGATACGATCGTATTGCCCACGTCCAGCGGACCGAGCAGCAGCGACGTGATGGCCACCGTTACGCGCACCTTCGACTCGTGGTCGGGCGTTAGCAGCTTGTCCTTCACAAAGTCCGCAATCTGCTCGGTGAACCGTTCGCGGGCCTGATCGTAGTACATGTTTTCGTAGATGCGCGACAGGCAAACGGTCGCAATCGTGCGCGACGATGGCGTAATGTTCATCGCGCTCTCGTACTTGTACTCCTCCAGCTCCGAGCAGACGTCCATCAGCCGCATCAAACCCTTCAGCTCGACCAGCCGCTCCGCCCAGTTCAGCGTCTTCCAGTGGACGTTGCGAATCAGCAGCTCCATGATCGAGTCGCGTGCCATGCCCGTGATCGTGCGATCCGTCACCGAGTACAGCAGGCAGGTGAGCAGCGTTTCGATGATCTGCTGGTTTTCCTTCACCAGCGCATCGATCGGTTTCGACTCTTCCTTGTTTTCCATGCCCGAGATCGAGTTCAGCACGGTTTGCATGCAATGCTGGGAGGCGGCCACCCGCTCCTCCACGCTGCAGTCGAGAATCTGCAGGAACCACGGTATGCCTAGCTCGTTGATGACTTGCTTCGTGCGCTCTGCGCTCCTCAGGCACACGCCGTCGATCGCGCGGATCGCGTTCGTGATGATTTCGTTGTTCTTCTCCACCTTCAGCAGCTTGCCGATGCGCGTCACCAGGCCCTCCTTCATCATCACCTCCACCCCGGCCGGCTCGCGCGCCAGCACCACGATATTGCTCATCGCCTGCTCGCGCTTGTCCTTTGGCGCACCGATGTCGAACGCAATCTCGAACATTTTCGTCACCTTGTTTGAGGTCTGGGCCCGCTCCCGGGCACGCTCCTGCACGATCGCGTGCAGCCGCTCCAGATGGGGCTTGATCGTTTTGTTGTTCGGGTCGTTCGTGTGGATCGTGCGCAGGTCTTTGTACGCCTCCTCGAACCGCTCCAGCGCCTCGAACGCCTGGAACCGACGGAACAGTGCTTTCGGATCGTTCGGACAGATCTCCAGCGACTGCGTGCAGTCTTTGTGGGCTTCCTCGTACTGCTCCAGCTTCAGGTAGGCGGCCGCCCGGTTTTTGTAAAACACTGGCAAATCCTTATGCTTCTCGCCGGCGTGGATCGCCTTCGTGTACCACTTGATCGCGGCCTCCCAACAGTCGATCTTGAATTCCGCATTGCCACGCTCTTTGAACGCGGTTGCCTCGTCCACTTCGGCCATCGCTTGTGTCTCCGCTGCAACCATTATTGCGCTGTTGCTGTTATGTATGAACTTTCTGAACTTCACTTGATACCTTCTACGATTACCTCTTGCTCGTTCACTTTCTTCTGTATGAATCACTTGCAATCGCAATTCTGGTTGCCTTTTTATTAAGTTCCTGTGAGCGTTCTAGACTGTTCTCCAACTTTCTCGTGCAATCTGGCAGTAGATGGTTTTCCTCTAGTGTCCGGCTGACgaaaggaaaattgaaaattttctatttttaaactGTTCTGCATTCCCGAGCCCGCCCGGCTCCACCCCGCACACCGATTCCTTCCACGTTTCTAATCAACTAACCTAATTACAATTTCTGCACGCAACGTTACTTCAATCCAAGGAACTTTGGCTTGTTACAAACGGGACCAAGTTAGCTAATTACTTTTACACGAGAATGTGGCTAGTTCGTGTAAAATTTGTTGAAAAActttatttaacaaaaacagaTGTTTTGTCGGCGAACCAACACAGACACAGCTTCGCGGAACAAAATGACAACAAAGTGCTGTCAGTTGATTGCTGTCAAATGAGCCACCGTGCAACGATGCGCGATTGCATTCCTACCCcttgtaaaacatatttttgtactgatttttaataatttaagtgCCTCAAATAGGAGTTTGGGAACGATTTGTgcttaataaaacaaacaagacgATAACTTCATTTTCGGACTGGCTGGAGATTCAAAATTTGGAAAACTATTTTCAACAGTGCTTCTTTTGATTGTATTCTTGTCAGCCATCGACGACCAGTTGATCTCCCTATGTGCCATTTTGATCTAAATAAATCCACATGCGTTTCACATTCAAAACAAACCCTTCTACGTTCCGAATATCGTGAAAATGTCCCGTCGCCCTGAGCATGTCGCTCCACCGGAGATTGTAAGTAGCAAACACGGGTTCGAACCGCCCAAGATAACACCGCTTTTCATCATTATCTTGCAGTTTTACAACGAAAGTGAAGCGCAAAAGTACACAAACAATACGCGAATTATCGACATCCAGGTACAGATGTGTGAGCGTGCCATCGAGCTGCTGGCCATAGATCCGAACGATGACGCGCCCCAACTAATTCTCGACATCGGATGCGGCTCCGGGCTGTCCGGCAGCGTGCTCGAGGAGCAAGGGCACGTGTGGATCGGGGTGGACATATCGCAATCCATGCTGGACGTAGCCGTCGAGCGGGAAGTCGAGGGCGATCTGTTGCTCGGTGATATGGGACAGGGAATGCCGTTCAAGGCCGGCACGTTCGACGGTGCCGTATCAATCTCTGCCCTACAGTGGCTCTGCAATGCGGACAAGAAATCACACAATCCACCGAAGCGCCTGCATCAGTTCTTCAGTACACTGTATTCTAGCTTGGTAAGTTCGTTTGCTCTTTCCAACTCCGCTACTACGTACAGCTTACCGATTCTCAACGTTTCCTTTTGCAGACACGCAATGCTAGGGCCGTGTTTCAGTTTTATCCCGAAACGGCCGATCAAATCGAGCTGGTAACGTCGCAGGCCATGAAAGCCGGTTTCTACGGTGGCATTGTGGTGGACTATCCTAACTCTGCCAAGGCGAAGAAATACTTTCTCGTGCTGATGACGGGCGGGGTGGCAAAGCTTCCGGCCGCCCTCGGCACGGACGAAAGTGCAGCACAGATTGCGTACAGCCGGAAGCAGGCAGAGTACGCGAAGAAAGCACGTGGCAAGCCGCTGAAGAAGTCTCGCGAATGGGTACTGGCCAAGAAGGAACGTCGAAGGCAGCAGGGTGAAGATACGCGTAAAGATTCTCGCTTCACGGCAAGGAAGCGAAGCGGTCGCTTTTGAACTGAATAAACCAATCGCCTTCACAGTGcagtaaaacacacaaacacacccacaatTTCCGTTTTAAAGTGTTGACTTTGGGCCACAAGAGGCACAAGAGCCAGCGGAGTGTTGTTATTGCCCTAAAATATTTACAGATAAATAATACGCCTGCGCTTTCACACGAATCGTTACCCGCGCGAGACCTTCTTAAGGCTCACTCTTCGTTACCGGTTTCGGAGCATCGTAAGTGCCCTCCTGGAACACTATCACACAGTACATTACGCAGACGAACAGAAGCGGAAAGATGATGTACTCGTGCTGCAATCGCGTCTTGAAGATCTCTTCCCGCTCGGCCTTCTTTTTGAACCGCTCCTCCGCCTTCATCTTCTGGTCGAATCGGCTTCCGTAATGGTTCCGGGACCATTCATCGAAATCGTAAATCGGCGTCCGTCCCGTCGCCGTCGGTGCATGCGTACGGGTCATACGCTTCTTGTAGAACCGCGTCTGAGCATCGTCCTCGGTGTGGTCTGCCGCCGCGGTCGGCGCTTCGCTCGCAAACTGGCGCCCGGCGGTGTGCAGGATGCCCTTGTCGTACAGCTTCCGCAACCGGTAGTTGCCCAACACTTCGTACGCTGCCGTGATGTCGCGGAACTTCTCCGCCGCCACTTCGCTGCCCTTGTTTTTGTCCGGATGGTACAGCTTGGACAGTTTGTAGTACGCCTGCTTGATGTCGTTCTGTGTCGCGCTCGGGGTCACGCCAAGCGAGTCGTAGTGACTGCGAAGCAG contains:
- the LOC120895232 gene encoding protein unc-45 homolog B, yielding MVAAETQAMAEVDEATAFKERGNAEFKIDCWEAAIKWYTKAIHAGEKHKDLPVFYKNRAAAYLKLEQYEEAHKDCTQSLEICPNDPKALFRRFQAFEALERFEEAYKDLRTIHTNDPNNKTIKPHLERLHAIVQERARERAQTSNKVTKMFEIAFDIGAPKDKREQAMSNIVVLAREPAGVEVMMKEGLVTRIGKLLKVEKNNEIITNAIRAIDGVCLRSAERTKQVINELGIPWFLQILDCSVEERVAASQHCMQTVLNSISGMENKEESKPIDALVKENQQIIETLLTCLLYSVTDRTITGMARDSIMELLIRNVHWKTLNWAERLVELKGLMRLMDVCSELEEYKYESAMNITPSSRTIATVCLSRIYENMYYDQARERFTEQIADFVKDKLLTPDHESKVRVTVAITSLLLGPLDVGNTIVSREGVLQMILVMAQSDNLLEQKVACECLIAAASKKDKAKGLVQSGAEILKKLYASKNEEIRVRALVGLCKIGSSGGLDASIRPFADGSTKKLAEACRRFLVKPGKDKDIRKFAAEGLAYLTLDAEVKEKLVEDRPAIQGLIELAKTGDQSALYGVVTTLVNLVNAYDKQELVPELVELAKFAKHHIPEEHELDDPDFVSARIVILANEGVTSGLVALCKTESDNSKEMIARVFNALCSEQEARGKVVQQGGAKVLLPLSLNGTANGKRHAAQALSRIGITINPEVAFPGQRNLEVIRPLMNQLHPDYTSLENFEALMALCNLASMNESTRQRILKEQGMVKFESYMGEDHMMLRRAATQVMCNMVQSPDAVKLCEKENDRVKMLALLCEEEDEDTALAASGALAYLTSVSERCCEKMFEPIAWLDVFHTLVANPSAGVQHRGTVIIRNIIKTNKQLASKLFDTDLLQMLYGVTQLNDEKRAKAIECAQECLKLAEEYRLIQENADADMAPDVFKQQESASIEEIDN
- the LOC120896252 gene encoding probable 18S rRNA (guanine-N(7))-methyltransferase, with the protein product MSRRPEHVAPPEIFYNESEAQKYTNNTRIIDIQVQMCERAIELLAIDPNDDAPQLILDIGCGSGLSGSVLEEQGHVWIGVDISQSMLDVAVEREVEGDLLLGDMGQGMPFKAGTFDGAVSISALQWLCNADKKSHNPPKRLHQFFSTLYSSLTRNARAVFQFYPETADQIELVTSQAMKAGFYGGIVVDYPNSAKAKKYFLVLMTGGVAKLPAALGTDESAAQIAYSRKQAEYAKKARGKPLKKSREWVLAKKERRRQQGEDTRKDSRFTARKRSGRF
- the LOC120896253 gene encoding dnaJ homolog subfamily C member 30, mitochondrial; the encoded protein is MNRKWLLSVDAVPRMLSPRHPLNSWLGRAILLRHFAPQQRWISCSAALLRSHYDSLGVTPSATQNDIKQAYYKLSKLYHPDKNKGSEVAAEKFRDITAAYEVLGNYRLRKLYDKGILHTAGRQFASEAPTAAADHTEDDAQTRFYKKRMTRTHAPTATGRTPIYDFDEWSRNHYGSRFDQKMKAEERFKKKAEREEIFKTRLQHEYIIFPLLFVCVMYCVIVFQEGTYDAPKPVTKSEP